One window of the Cryptomeria japonica chromosome 7, Sugi_1.0, whole genome shotgun sequence genome contains the following:
- the LOC131033719 gene encoding protein SRG1-like: MASSAIHAAESFNNPFQNDFVPVESVQELALKKPNEIPQRYIRSEDERPSSTSLPSFLTVPVVDMEKLLLPSENHERKEEMGVLSKACIEWGFFQVVNHGIPHSLIDRIRGVVNEFFSLPLDEKQRYAKRGGDVQGYGNIFVVDEDQKLDWGDLVSLAVMSKKLKNLALWPTTPSDFRNTVERYTSEVERVAQAVLGLFAENLQLESDYFKDKFGEDPLMTMRTNFYPPCLRPDLVLGLSPHSDGDAITLLLQDDQIEGLHVHKNNEWIPIQPIPYAYVVNIGDLMEVMTNGRYKSIEHRAVTNKEKARLSIAMFYHPGLDEEVAPASNLVDEEHPPLYKKFKHQEYIRYYMAKQLNGKKSLADFAKVCE; the protein is encoded by the exons ATGGCTTCTTCTGCTATCCACGCCGCTGAATCTTTCAATAATCCATTCCAGAATGATTTTGTTCCCGTGGAGAGTGTGCAGGAGCTTGCACTAAAGAAACCCAATGAGATTCCCCAGAGATACATTAGATCAGAAGATGAGAGACCATCTTCAACATCACTCCCTTCTTTCTTGACAGTTCCTGTAGTTGACATGGAAAAGCTACTCTTGCCCTCTGAAAATCATGAAAGAAAGGAGGAGATGGGCGTTCTTTCTAAGGCCTGCATAGAATGGGGCTTCTTTCAG GTTGTGAACCATGGAATTCCACATTCTTTGATAGATCGTATAAGAGGAGTGGTTAATGAATTCTTCAGTCTTCCATTAGATGAGAAGCAAAGGTATGCGAAGCGAGGAGGAGATGTTCAAGGCTATGGTAATATTTTTGTGGTTGATGAAGATCAGAAGTTGGACTGGGGCGATTTGGTGAGTTTAGCAGTTATGTCTAAAAAGCTTAAGAACTTAGCTCTGTGGCCAACCACACCATCGGATTTCAG AAATACTGTCGAGAGGTACACCAGTGAGGTAGAAAGGGTTGCACAAGCAGTCTTGGGTCTATTTGCTGAAAACTTACAATTGGAAAGTGATTATTTCAAAGATAAATTTGGAGAAGATCCACTTATGACTATGAGAACGAATTTCTATCCACCTTGTCTTAGGCCTGATTTAGTGTTGGGATTAAGCCCTCATTCAGATGGAGATGCCATAACACTTTTGCTTCAAGATGATCAAATAGAAGGTCTTCATGTTCACAAGAACAATGAATGGATTCCTATTCAACCGATTCCTTATGCATATGTTGTAAACATTGGTGATCTAATGGAG gtTATGACGAATGGGAGATATAAGAGTATAGAACATCGAGCAGTGACAAACAAGGAGAAAGCAAGATTGTCTATTGCTATGTTTTACCATCCAGGTTTGGATGAAGAAGTGGCTCCTGCAAGCAACCTTGTAGATGAGGAACACCCGCCCCTATACAAGAAGTTCAAACATCAAGAATATATTCGTTATTACATGGCTAAACAACTGAATGGAAAAAAGTCACTAGCTGATTTTGCCAAAGTATGTGAATAA